A window of Fusarium verticillioides 7600 chromosome 10, whole genome shotgun sequence contains these coding sequences:
- a CDS encoding homocitrate synthase, mitochondrial — protein sequence MSITSNNATNPYSSVNDLLSNVRNFKIIESTLREGEQFANSYFSTETKIKIAKMLDEFGVDYIELTNPAASPQSRDDCAAICKLGLKAKILTHTRCTMEDAKLACDCGVDGVDVVIGTSQFLREHSLGGKNMAAITKQAIEVIEYIKSRGCEVRFSSEDSFRSDLVDLLSIYRAVNNVGVNRVGVADTVGCASPRQVYDLVRTLRGCVSTDIEVHFHDDTGSAVANAFSALEAGATHVDTSVLGIGERNGITALGALMARMMPTSRDYILSKYKLNELKKIEDFVAECVEINVPFNNPITGFCAFTHKAGIHAKAILNDPSTYEILKPEDFGLSRYVHFTSRLTGWNAIKSRVDQLGLKMTDDQVKECTAKLKSMADLKVMTLDESDALIRSFHLELQNENGA from the exons TCAACCCTGAGAGAGGGTGAACAATTCGCCAATTCGTACTTCTCAACTgagaccaagatcaagatcgccaagatGCTCGATGAGTTCGGTGTCGACTATATAGAGCTCACGAACCCAGCTGCAAGCCCACAATCCCGTGATGATTGCGCAGCTATCTGCAAGCTCGGCCTCAAGGCTAAGATTCTAACACACACAAGATGTACCATGGAGGATGCTAAGCTTGCGTGTGACTGTGGAGTTGACGGTGTTGATGTCGTTATTGGAACGAGCC AATTCCTCCGAGAGCATTCCCTGGGCGGCAAGAACATGGCCGCTATCACCAAGCAGGCCATTGAGGTCATTGAGTATATTAAGAG CCGAGGATGCGAAGTCCGCTTCTCAAGTGAAGATTCTTTCCG ATCTGATCTAGTTGATTTGCTCTCAATCTACCGCGCAGTCAACAATGTCGGCGTCAACAGAGTAGGCGTGGCAGATACCGTTGGTTGTGCTTCACCAAGACAGGTCTAC GACCTCGTCCGAACTCTCCGAGGTTGTGTTTCCACCGATATCGAGGTTCAT TTTCACGATGATACAGGCTCTGCTGTTGCG AACGCTTTTTCTGCCCTTGAAGCTGGCGCTACAC ACGTCGACACATCCGTACTCGGCATTGGAGAACGAAACGGCATTACCGCTCTTGGAGCTCTC ATGGCTAGAATGATGCCCACCTCCAGAGACTATATTCTCTCCAAGTACAAGCTGAACgaactcaagaagatcgaagATTTCGTCGCAGAATGCGTAGAGATCAACGTGCCATTCAACAACCCAATCACCGGCTTCTGCGCATTCACCCACAAGGCCGGTATCCACGCCAAGGCAATCCTCAACGACCCCTCCACGTATGAGATCCTCAAGCCTGAAGATTTCGGTCTATCAAGATACGTGCACTTCACGTCACGACTCACCGGATGGAACGCCATCAAGAGTCGTGTTGACCAGCTTGGTCTCAAGATGACCGACGATCAGGTCAAGGAGTGTACGGCTAAGCTCAAGAGCATGGCTGATCTCAAGGTGATGACACTTGATGAGAGCGATGCCTTGATCAGAAGCTTTCACTTGGAACTACAAAATGAAAATGGAGCATAg